In a single window of the Nicotiana tomentosiformis chromosome 8, ASM39032v3, whole genome shotgun sequence genome:
- the LOC138897022 gene encoding uncharacterized mitochondrial protein AtMg00860-like: protein MGKCHFMVHEGIVLTHLVSGKGIEVDRAKVDIIEKLPPPTSVKDIRSFLGHTGFYRRFIKNISKIPNPLCKFLEKYHPFVFSDDCRVAFEKLKKRLVNAPIIVAPD from the coding sequence ATGGgaaagtgtcatttcatggtacatgaaggtatagttttgACACACCTAGTGTCGGGTAAGGGCATTGAGGTGGACCGTGCTAAGGTTGATATAATTGAGAAGTTACCTCCACCCACTTCTGTCAAGGacataagaagtttccttggtcacACCGGCTTctacaggcggtttataaaaaatatttccaaaattcctaaccctttgtgtaaatttcttgaaaaatatcacccttttgtgttttctgatgactgcagAGTAGCTTTTGAGAAGTTGAAGAAGAGGCTGGTGAATGCACCAATCATAGTGGCTCCTGACTAG
- the LOC104100340 gene encoding calcium-binding protein KRP1-like has product MATSRKSNFNDFLPLMAEKLGGDALIGELCKGFQLLMDKDKDVITFESLKKNSALLGLQDLSDDDLKSMLKEGDFDGDEALTQMEFCVLMFRLSPELMEQSQFLLEEALNQDSDFSF; this is encoded by the coding sequence ATGGCTACTTCAAGAAAATCCAATTTTAATGATTTCTTGCCTCTTATGGCTGAAAAACTAGGTGGGGATGCTTTGATTGGTGAATTATGTAAAGGGTTTCAATTATTAATGGATAAGGATAAAGATGTCATTACATTTGAGAGTCTAAAAAAGAATTCAGCTTTGTTGGGGCTTCAAGATTTGAGTGATGATGATCTTAAGAGTATGCTAAAAGAAGGTGATTTTGATGGAGATGAAGCTCTTACTCAGATGGAATTTTGTGTTTTGATGTTTAGATTGAGTCCTGAGTTAATGGAACAATCTCAGTTTTTGTTAGAAGAGGCTCTTAACCAAGATTCTGACTTTTCATTCTAA
- the LOC104100341 gene encoding calcium-binding protein KRP1-like, translating to MATSRKSNFNDFLPLMAEKLGGDGLIGELCKGFQLLMDRDKDVITFESLKKNSALLGLQDLSDDDLKSMLKEGDFDGDGALNQMEFCVLMFRLSPELMEQSQFLLDEALNQDSEFSF from the coding sequence ATGGCTACTTCAAGAAAATCCAATTTCAATGATTTTTTGCCACTTATGGCTGAAAAATTAGGTGGGGATGGTTTGATTGGTGAGTTATGTAAAGGGTTTCAGTTATTAATGGATAGGGATAAAGATGTCATTACATTTGAGAGTCTAAAAAAGAACTCTGCTTTGTTAGGGCTTCAAGATTTGAGTGATGATGATCTTAAGAGTATGCTTAAAGAAGGTGATTTTGATGGAGATGGAGCTCTTAATCAGATGGAATTTTGTGTTTTGATGTTTAGATTGAGTCCTGAGTTAATGGAACAATCTCAGTTTTTGTTAGATGAGGCTCTTAACCAAGATTCTGAGTTTTCATTCTAA